A genome region from Hevea brasiliensis isolate MT/VB/25A 57/8 chromosome 9, ASM3005281v1, whole genome shotgun sequence includes the following:
- the LOC110635162 gene encoding uncharacterized protein LOC110635162 translates to MALGAMLAQEVENLERAIYYISKKLLVYEENYSLIEKTCLAVVWATKKLRHYFQTHRVIVVSRMDPLKYLFEVPTLVGKLAKWLVLLSEFDIVYETRKTIKGRVVAEFLSENPVNEEEEVETAFPDESLKLVEVQPWKMYFDGAMNKSGAGIGVVLEAPNGEQLLMSKRLCFPTTNNIAEYEACICGLEALIAVGAKKVEVFGDSMLVVSHIKGEWELKEEKLRPYLEYAKKLLFSFEEVTMKHMPRAQNQMADALATLASLWEKGDQKLTQPVILMRSRIPCYEGLIIAHLDLEDEMKWYEDIRRYLEVLRRTIALVCDKSDAADNGGITCRSVWSSHERKGISGQNFKIGLLLVYHGY, encoded by the exons ATGGCCCTGGGGGCAATGTTGGCACAAGAAGTAGAGAATCTGGAGAGAGCCATCTATTACATCAGTAAGAAACTCCTTGTTTATGAGGAGAATTATTCACTAATAGAAAAAACTTGTCTGGCTGTAGTATGGGCAACTAAGAAGTTAAGGCACTACTTTCAGACCCATCGAGTTATTGTAGTATCCCGGATGGATCCTTTAAAGTACCTATTTGAAGTACCGACGCTAGTTGGAAAATTGGCCAAATGGTTGGTCCTACTGTCTGAATTTGATATTGTGTATGAGACTCGAAAAACCATCAAAGGACGTGTAGTGGCCGAATTTCTTTCCGAAAATCCAGTTAATGAAGAGGAAGAAGTCGAAACAGCCTTCCCGGATGAGAGTCTCAAGCTAGTAGAGGTCCAGCCATGGAAAATGTACTTTGATGGGGCTATGAATAAGAGCGGAGCCGGTATAGGGGTAGTTTTGGAAGCACCGAATGGAGAACAATTGTTAATGTCAAAAAGGCTATGTTTCCCAACCACTAATAATATTGCAGAATATGAGGCTTGCATTTGTGGCCTAGAGGCATTAATAGCTGTTGGGGCTAAAAAAGTTGAGGTGTTTGGAGATTCAATGCTAGTAGTTTCCCATATTAAAGGTGAAtgggaattgaaagaagaaaagttgaggccATACCTGGAGTATGCTAAGAAACTATTATTTAGCTTTGAGGAAGTGACAATGAAGCACATGCCTAGAGCTCAGAACCAGATGGCTGATGCTCTAGCCACGTTGGCATCCTTATGGGAGAAGGGTGATCAGAAGTTGACCCAGCCAGTTATCCTGATGAGGAGTAGAATCCCATGCTATGAAGGGTTAATAATAGCACATTTAGATCTAGAAGATGAGATGAAATGGTATGAGGACATAAGAAGATATTTAGAG GTTCTTCGAAGGACTATTGCTCTTGTGTGTGACAAAAGCGATGCAGCGGATAATGGAGGAATTACATGCAGGAGTGTGTGGTCCTCACATGAACGGAAGGGTATTAGCGGGCAAAATTTTAAGATTGGGCTATTACTGGTCTACCATGGATACTGA